The Streptomyces sp. NBC_00224 genome has a window encoding:
- a CDS encoding ACP S-malonyltransferase, with protein MSGGPTAFVFPGQGSQFPGMGREIGRFGAEGGQVVARAEDVTGLPVAELMAAADAHTLADPEIAQVLVFVWSAAALARLHGQGWRPWYVAGHSLGEFTALYAARSLDLDTALELVSCRGRAMRDAARLSPGSMAAIVGLPLDLVRGMCREACHGTDLVTVANVNSPRQAVVSGSTPAVRRVVERAQALGALRARQLAVGGAYHSPLMAPALPPLAAALARVRLHPPRIPLVSSTTGQVVEDIEEYHDELPWQMLRPVQWRRTVTTLRRQGVGLFLEAGPGRVLAGLGREIVREAEHLGVQDALRTPSPEAPPGTTDTLLTTATTKDSS; from the coding sequence ATGAGCGGCGGCCCGACCGCCTTCGTCTTCCCCGGGCAGGGCAGCCAGTTTCCCGGCATGGGCCGGGAGATCGGCCGGTTCGGGGCCGAGGGCGGGCAGGTGGTCGCCCGCGCCGAGGACGTGACGGGCCTGCCGGTCGCGGAGTTGATGGCCGCGGCCGACGCCCACACGCTCGCGGACCCCGAGATCGCCCAGGTCCTGGTCTTCGTCTGGTCGGCAGCCGCGCTGGCCCGGCTGCACGGCCAGGGGTGGCGCCCCTGGTACGTCGCCGGACACAGCCTCGGCGAGTTCACCGCCCTGTACGCCGCCCGCAGCCTGGACCTGGACACCGCACTGGAGCTCGTCTCCTGCCGGGGACGGGCCATGCGCGACGCGGCTCGGCTGTCCCCGGGTTCCATGGCCGCGATCGTGGGACTGCCCCTGGACCTGGTTCGCGGGATGTGCCGCGAAGCGTGCCACGGCACGGACCTGGTGACCGTCGCCAACGTCAACTCCCCCCGCCAGGCCGTCGTCTCCGGCAGCACACCGGCGGTGCGGCGCGTCGTCGAGCGGGCGCAGGCGCTCGGTGCGCTGCGGGCACGGCAGCTCGCGGTCGGCGGGGCCTACCACTCGCCCCTGATGGCACCGGCCCTTCCGCCCCTCGCCGCCGCACTGGCCCGGGTCCGGCTCCACCCGCCCCGTATCCCCCTCGTCTCCAGCACCACCGGCCAGGTGGTCGAGGACATCGAGGAGTACCACGACGAACTGCCGTGGCAGATGCTGCGCCCCGTGCAGTGGCGGCGCACCGTCACCACCCTGCGCCGTCAGGGAGTCGGCCTCTTCCTGGAGGCCGGACCCGGGCGGGTGCTGGCGGGACTGGGGCGCGAGATCGTCCGCGAGGCCGAACACCTGGGCGTCCAGGACGCCTTGCGCACCCCTTCCCCCGAGGCACCCCCCGGCACCACCGA
- a CDS encoding 4'-phosphopantetheinyl transferase superfamily protein produces the protein MEISEILHASMPRDVHSAGLDLVDLCRWDLAVARTKGELLQRVFTLAERRAAESRAAPGTPHERLLGQAFGVKEGVIKAVGGLPMDTGFKDIEVDAVPGQAAWPVRLHGELERWAADHSVEMVGGAHELGDDMAAAWAVARTPDEPEGGTP, from the coding sequence ATGGAAATCTCAGAGATTCTTCACGCCTCGATGCCCCGGGACGTCCACTCCGCGGGCCTCGACCTCGTCGATCTGTGCCGCTGGGACCTGGCGGTCGCCCGGACCAAGGGTGAGCTCCTGCAACGCGTCTTCACCCTCGCCGAACGCCGGGCCGCCGAGAGCCGCGCCGCCCCCGGCACACCGCACGAGCGGCTGCTGGGCCAGGCGTTCGGCGTCAAGGAAGGCGTCATCAAGGCCGTCGGAGGCCTGCCGATGGACACCGGTTTCAAGGACATCGAGGTCGATGCCGTGCCCGGACAGGCAGCCTGGCCCGTCCGCCTCCACGGCGAACTGGAGCGCTGGGCAGCCGACCACAGTGTGGAGATGGTGGGGGGCGCACACGAACTCGGCGACGACATGGCCGCCGCCTGGGCCGTCGCGCGCACGCCGGACGAGCCCGAAGGCGGCACGCCATGA
- a CDS encoding acyl-CoA thioesterase — protein sequence MPRWVETVRAIEGWNHIDTTARVRWGECDVQGHAYYASYVPWFDLGREAFALAVGVDFWNYTITTTNFRARFHEPAKYLDDLTIRTWALTPRRHLECHYEIYRTNGGRLLAEAHSVHSLVDPATGRLMRATDELHDKFEEFMERRRAEAAAALA from the coding sequence ATGCCGCGCTGGGTTGAAACGGTTCGGGCCATCGAAGGCTGGAACCACATCGATACGACTGCCCGTGTCCGCTGGGGCGAATGCGATGTGCAGGGCCATGCCTACTACGCCAGCTACGTTCCCTGGTTCGACCTGGGGCGCGAGGCGTTCGCCCTCGCCGTGGGCGTCGACTTCTGGAACTACACCATCACCACGACGAACTTCCGGGCGCGCTTCCACGAGCCGGCCAAGTACCTGGACGACCTGACCATCCGGACCTGGGCGCTCACCCCGCGGCGCCATCTGGAGTGCCACTACGAGATCTACCGCACCAACGGCGGACGCCTCCTCGCGGAAGCCCACTCGGTGCACTCGCTCGTCGATCCCGCCACCGGCCGTCTGATGCGCGCCACGGACGAACTCCACGACAAGTTCGAGGAGTTCATGGAGCGCCGCCGTGCCGAGGCGGCCGCCGCCCTTGCCTGA
- a CDS encoding FAD-binding protein, with product MRSPALEDSPAIEQLRTALRGQLITPADPEYDTVRRVFNAMIDRRPALIVRCLDTADVLAALAHAREAGLPIAVRGGGHSIAGHGTCDGGLLVDLSLMRGVYVDPARRTVRAQAGATLGDVDRESQVHGLAVPSGQVSETGIAGLTLSGGMGMLQRKYGLTCDNLLSVDMVTVNGELVTASAEQNTELFWAVRGGGGNFGIVTSFEYQAHPVGPMMLAGIVAYPVEEAPAVLEFLHQEIADTPDELSTDVVFLRVPDLEFFPSEHRGRPVVAFFLRYAGDVEEGWEVVRRFREFGEPLIDVVAPMPLVHVQSMLDPANPRDHQQYWTSEFLPEFGPDERETVARIGADLPSPETVLQVIPFDAAPTRVPADATAFAHREESWLIHVVGQWADPADNDRCRGWVREAGAQLRAFGTGAAYLNLLSEDDADMRVNAFWNDARLRRLSRVKAQYDPDNLLRFNHNIPPTPAEDER from the coding sequence ATGCGTTCCCCCGCCCTTGAGGATTCCCCCGCCATCGAGCAGCTGCGTACCGCACTGCGAGGACAGCTGATCACTCCGGCGGACCCGGAGTACGACACCGTGCGCCGCGTCTTCAACGCGATGATCGACCGCCGCCCCGCGCTCATCGTGCGCTGCCTGGACACCGCCGACGTGCTCGCGGCCCTGGCCCACGCCCGTGAGGCAGGTCTTCCCATCGCCGTGCGCGGCGGCGGGCACAGCATCGCCGGCCACGGCACCTGCGACGGCGGACTCCTCGTCGACCTGTCCCTGATGCGGGGGGTGTACGTCGATCCCGCGCGCCGCACCGTGCGCGCCCAGGCCGGGGCGACGTTGGGCGATGTGGACCGCGAGTCCCAGGTCCACGGGCTCGCCGTGCCCAGCGGCCAGGTTTCCGAGACCGGCATCGCGGGCCTCACCCTCAGCGGCGGCATGGGCATGCTGCAGAGGAAGTACGGCCTGACCTGCGACAACCTGCTCTCGGTGGACATGGTCACAGTGAACGGGGAGCTGGTGACCGCCAGCGCGGAGCAGAACACGGAGCTGTTCTGGGCCGTGCGCGGCGGCGGGGGGAACTTCGGCATCGTGACCTCCTTCGAGTACCAGGCCCACCCCGTGGGACCGATGATGCTGGCGGGCATCGTCGCCTACCCGGTCGAAGAGGCCCCCGCGGTCCTGGAGTTCCTGCACCAGGAGATCGCGGACACCCCGGACGAACTGAGCACCGACGTCGTCTTCCTGCGCGTTCCGGACCTGGAGTTCTTCCCCTCAGAGCACCGCGGCCGGCCCGTCGTGGCCTTCTTCCTGCGCTACGCGGGCGACGTCGAGGAGGGCTGGGAAGTGGTGCGGCGCTTCCGCGAGTTCGGCGAACCGCTCATCGACGTCGTCGCCCCGATGCCGCTCGTGCACGTTCAGTCCATGCTGGACCCCGCCAACCCGCGCGACCACCAGCAGTACTGGACCAGCGAGTTCCTGCCGGAGTTCGGCCCCGACGAACGGGAGACGGTGGCGCGTATCGGTGCGGACCTCCCCTCGCCCGAGACCGTCCTCCAGGTCATCCCCTTCGACGCGGCGCCCACCCGGGTGCCCGCCGACGCCACCGCCTTCGCCCACCGCGAGGAGAGCTGGCTGATCCACGTCGTCGGCCAGTGGGCGGACCCCGCGGACAACGACCGGTGCCGGGGCTGGGTGCGCGAGGCGGGGGCACAGCTGCGCGCCTTCGGGACGGGCGCCGCCTACCTCAACCTGCTGAGCGAGGACGACGCGGACATGCGGGTCAACGCGTTCTGGAACGACGCCCGCCTGCGGCGCCTGTCCCGGGTCAAGGCCCAGTACGACCCCGACAACCTGCTCCGCTTCAACCACAACATCCCGCCCACCCCGGCCGAGGACGAGCGGTGA
- a CDS encoding flavin-containing monooxygenase → MSTRTAGRRVRVAVVGAGFGGLGMAIALKRAGHHDFVVLDKAPGIGGVWRDNTYPGAACDVPASLYSYSFGPRHPWSRRYAPQPEILDYLRSCVETHGLGPHLRLGEEVTDAVFDDDRMLWHLRTAAGETIEAEVFVAACGQHSRPVVPRIPGAERFTGRAFHSARWDHGHSLSGRRVAVVGTGASALQIVPAIADEVEHLTVFQRSAPHVVPKWDRALPAPRLPGRVRDVRHKAARLGWWLFNESLVSGLTRRWPTVGLTRRGSEAQLSKQLTDDGLRTRLRPSTAIGCKRVGISSTYYPALQRSNVTLVTEPIAEMTETAIRTTDGTRHEVDTVVYATGFAATDFLGPLRVSGRRGADLARLWSDGARAHLGMTVPGFPNLFLVYGPNTNIGAGSAIYMIESQIRYIRAAVLELAKGTRAFLEVRPEVAEAFDTEMARRTRRSVWASCTSWYRHPSGRVTNNWPGQTVEYRRRTARLNLADFRPALPRQRRP, encoded by the coding sequence GTGAGCACGCGGACCGCCGGGCGGCGCGTACGGGTCGCCGTCGTGGGCGCGGGATTCGGTGGACTGGGCATGGCCATCGCCCTCAAGCGCGCCGGCCACCACGACTTCGTCGTCCTCGACAAGGCGCCCGGGATCGGCGGCGTCTGGCGGGACAACACCTACCCGGGGGCGGCCTGCGACGTACCCGCCTCCCTGTACTCGTACTCCTTCGGCCCCCGCCACCCCTGGTCGCGCAGGTACGCCCCGCAGCCGGAGATCCTCGACTACCTGCGCTCATGCGTGGAGACCCACGGCCTCGGCCCCCATCTGCGGTTGGGGGAGGAAGTCACCGACGCCGTCTTCGACGACGACCGCATGCTGTGGCACCTGCGCACGGCGGCCGGGGAGACGATCGAGGCGGAGGTGTTCGTCGCCGCCTGCGGCCAGCACAGCCGGCCCGTCGTCCCCCGGATACCCGGTGCCGAGCGGTTCACCGGACGCGCCTTCCACTCGGCACGGTGGGACCACGGGCACTCCCTGAGCGGCCGGCGGGTGGCCGTGGTCGGCACCGGCGCGAGCGCCCTGCAGATCGTTCCGGCCATCGCCGACGAGGTGGAGCACCTCACCGTCTTCCAGCGGTCGGCTCCCCATGTCGTCCCCAAGTGGGACCGCGCCCTGCCCGCCCCGCGCCTGCCCGGCCGGGTGCGGGACGTGCGGCACAAGGCCGCGCGGCTGGGCTGGTGGCTGTTCAACGAGTCACTGGTCAGCGGACTGACCCGGCGCTGGCCCACCGTGGGGCTGACCCGGCGCGGCAGCGAGGCGCAGCTGAGCAAGCAGCTGACCGACGACGGGCTGCGTACACGGCTCAGGCCCAGCACCGCCATCGGGTGCAAACGGGTGGGTATTTCCAGCACGTACTACCCGGCGCTGCAGCGGTCCAACGTCACCCTCGTGACCGAGCCCATCGCGGAGATGACCGAGACGGCGATCCGCACCACGGACGGCACGCGGCACGAGGTCGACACGGTCGTCTACGCGACCGGGTTCGCCGCCACCGACTTCCTCGGACCACTGCGGGTGAGCGGACGGCGCGGCGCGGACCTGGCCCGGCTCTGGAGCGACGGAGCCCGCGCCCACCTGGGCATGACGGTGCCGGGGTTTCCCAACCTGTTCCTCGTCTACGGCCCGAACACCAACATCGGCGCCGGCTCGGCCATCTACATGATCGAAAGCCAGATCCGCTACATCAGGGCGGCGGTCCTCGAACTGGCCAAGGGCACCCGGGCCTTCCTCGAAGTACGTCCCGAGGTGGCCGAGGCCTTCGACACCGAGATGGCCCGGCGCACCCGACGCTCGGTGTGGGCCTCCTGCACCAGCTGGTACCGGCACCCCTCGGGCCGGGTGACCAACAACTGGCCCGGCCAGACGGTGGAGTACCGCCGCAGGACCGCGCGCCTGAACCTGGCCGACTTCCGCCCCGCCCTGCCCCGGCAACGCCGCCCGTGA
- a CDS encoding alpha/beta hydrolase, translated as MQPQSHPSSDSESILKTLREQGFPPLESADIPELRLLVGRLRQAQGPPEPVARVVDTLVPGPAGMLPVRVYQPEPRPGPRPLLVFFHGGGWAAGDVDLVDRPLRRLANATGAVVASAGYRLAPETQFPGPQHDAYAALCALAARPAELGADPGHLIVAGESAGANLAAAACRTAVDEGGPRPALQILICPPLAPARNTPFASYREKAVGYLNTRAAMERFWELYVPDPGAARSPLAAPLLADDFSALPPALVLTAEHDPLRDEGEEYARRLERDGVPATVSRMPGALHIFFLLPHLAAFGTALRDIEHAVRAHPPTAPRSRPGPRCEVAPS; from the coding sequence ATGCAACCGCAATCCCATCCGAGCTCGGACTCGGAAAGCATTCTGAAAACGCTGCGGGAGCAGGGGTTCCCGCCGCTGGAGAGCGCCGACATCCCCGAACTGCGCCTGCTCGTCGGCCGGCTCCGCCAGGCCCAGGGGCCGCCGGAACCGGTGGCCCGCGTCGTCGACACCCTCGTGCCGGGACCGGCGGGCATGCTGCCGGTGCGCGTGTACCAGCCAGAGCCGCGGCCCGGGCCACGCCCGCTCCTGGTGTTCTTCCACGGCGGCGGCTGGGCGGCGGGCGACGTCGACCTGGTCGACCGGCCGCTGCGCCGGCTGGCCAACGCGACGGGCGCCGTCGTCGCCAGTGCCGGATACCGGCTCGCCCCCGAGACCCAGTTCCCCGGGCCGCAGCACGACGCGTACGCGGCCCTGTGCGCCCTCGCCGCACGGCCGGCCGAACTGGGCGCGGACCCCGGCCATTTGATCGTCGCGGGGGAAAGCGCCGGGGCGAACCTGGCCGCCGCCGCGTGCCGGACGGCGGTGGACGAGGGCGGTCCCCGCCCCGCGCTGCAGATCCTCATCTGCCCTCCGCTGGCGCCCGCGCGGAACACCCCGTTCGCGTCCTACCGCGAGAAGGCCGTCGGTTATCTGAACACCCGCGCGGCGATGGAGCGCTTCTGGGAGCTGTACGTGCCCGATCCCGGCGCGGCACGCAGCCCGCTGGCCGCCCCGCTCCTCGCCGACGACTTCTCCGCTCTGCCCCCGGCGCTCGTCCTCACCGCCGAGCACGACCCGCTGCGCGACGAGGGGGAGGAGTACGCGCGCCGCCTGGAGCGGGACGGGGTGCCCGCCACGGTGAGCCGTATGCCCGGGGCCCTGCACATCTTCTTCCTGCTCCCGCACCTTGCCGCCTTCGGTACGGCACTGCGCGACATCGAGCACGCCGTGCGGGCCCATCCGCCCACCGCGCCGCGAAGCCGCCCCGGCCCCCGGTGCGAAGTCGCTCCGTCATGA
- a CDS encoding aldehyde dehydrogenase family protein: protein MHHRHIYLDGTWTASTSHTVIDVIEPATEKVIGSVPGGTPQDVDAAVRAARRAFAGWADTPAERRAAYLREVADALERRGPHLAELIAREVGTPIGFARMAQVGLAVLAFRTAAEVGASYPYEHSQANSLVVREPFGVVGAITPWNYPLYQVAAKAAYALAAGNTVVLKPSEVAPLSVWELAAAMDEVGLPAGVFNLVSGVGPVVGEALAAHPDVDFISFTGSTEVGKKVSRTAAGTVKRVGLELGGKSPTVMLPDADPADVVPRAVAAAFLNNGQTCCALTRLVVPRGRKEEVEQAAARAAEATRVGDPLEPATQLGPLVSAAQRERVRRHVQRAQDQGATLITGGVESPEDQPCGYYVRPTVLSDVTTAMDVQHEEVFGPVLVIECYDDEDEAVALANATPYGLAAAVWSADRDRAVAVARRIRAGQVEVNGGGFNPRAPFGGYKQSGNGREHGVFGLEEFLEVKSVQL, encoded by the coding sequence ATGCACCACCGCCACATCTACCTCGACGGCACCTGGACCGCCTCCACTTCGCACACCGTCATCGACGTCATCGAGCCGGCCACCGAGAAGGTGATCGGTTCGGTACCCGGCGGCACGCCCCAGGACGTGGACGCCGCGGTGCGCGCGGCCCGGCGCGCCTTCGCCGGCTGGGCGGACACCCCCGCGGAGCGCCGGGCCGCGTATCTGCGCGAGGTGGCCGACGCTCTGGAGCGCCGCGGCCCGCACCTCGCCGAGCTGATCGCCCGCGAGGTGGGGACGCCCATCGGGTTCGCCCGCATGGCGCAGGTGGGCCTGGCCGTGCTGGCCTTCCGTACCGCGGCCGAGGTGGGCGCGTCCTACCCGTACGAACACAGCCAGGCCAACTCGCTCGTCGTGCGCGAACCGTTCGGGGTCGTGGGCGCGATCACACCGTGGAACTATCCGCTGTACCAGGTCGCCGCGAAAGCCGCCTACGCGCTGGCGGCGGGCAACACGGTGGTGCTCAAACCCAGCGAAGTGGCACCCCTCAGCGTCTGGGAACTGGCCGCGGCCATGGACGAAGTCGGGCTCCCCGCCGGTGTCTTCAACCTGGTCAGCGGGGTCGGCCCAGTGGTGGGGGAGGCGCTCGCCGCCCACCCGGATGTCGACTTCATCTCCTTCACCGGTTCCACCGAAGTCGGCAAGAAGGTCAGCCGGACCGCCGCCGGCACGGTCAAACGGGTGGGCCTTGAGCTGGGCGGCAAGAGCCCCACGGTCATGCTTCCGGACGCCGACCCGGCCGACGTCGTGCCCCGGGCCGTCGCCGCGGCCTTCCTCAACAACGGGCAGACGTGCTGCGCCCTGACCCGCCTCGTGGTGCCCCGCGGCCGCAAGGAAGAGGTCGAACAGGCCGCCGCGCGGGCCGCCGAGGCGACCCGGGTGGGCGATCCCCTGGAGCCGGCCACCCAACTCGGCCCGCTGGTCTCCGCCGCGCAGCGCGAACGGGTGCGGCGCCACGTCCAGCGGGCACAGGACCAGGGCGCCACGCTGATCACCGGCGGCGTGGAGTCCCCCGAGGACCAGCCGTGCGGGTACTACGTACGTCCCACGGTCCTGTCCGACGTCACCACCGCCATGGACGTCCAGCACGAGGAGGTCTTCGGCCCGGTGCTGGTGATCGAGTGCTACGACGACGAGGACGAGGCCGTCGCGCTGGCCAATGCCACGCCCTACGGGCTCGCCGCCGCGGTGTGGTCCGCCGACCGGGACCGCGCCGTCGCCGTGGCCCGGCGCATCCGCGCGGGGCAGGTCGAGGTGAACGGCGGCGGCTTCAACCCCCGTGCCCCCTTCGGCGGTTACAAGCAGTCCGGCAACGGCCGTGAACACGGCGTCTTCGGGCTGGAGGAGTTCCTCGAAGTCAAGTCCGTCCAACTCTGA
- the panD gene encoding aspartate 1-decarboxylase translates to MLRTMFTSKIHRATVTQADLHYVGSLTLCADLMDAAGLLPGEKVDIVDINNGNRLSTYLIEGPRGSGVVGINGAAARLISPGDLVIIIAYGMVEASEATKVEPRVVFVDADNKVVSLGSDPAEATPDGTTVRGDHVFVD, encoded by the coding sequence ATGCTCCGGACCATGTTCACCTCCAAGATCCACCGTGCCACCGTCACCCAGGCGGACCTCCACTACGTCGGCTCCCTCACCCTGTGCGCCGACCTCATGGACGCCGCCGGCCTGCTGCCGGGCGAGAAGGTGGACATCGTCGACATCAACAACGGCAACCGGCTGTCCACCTACCTCATCGAAGGGCCCCGGGGCTCCGGCGTGGTCGGCATCAACGGAGCCGCGGCCCGGCTCATCAGCCCCGGCGACCTGGTGATCATCATCGCGTACGGGATGGTCGAGGCGTCGGAGGCCACCAAGGTGGAGCCCAGGGTCGTCTTCGTCGACGCGGACAACAAGGTGGTCTCCCTCGGATCCGATCCGGCCGAGGCCACGCCCGACGGCACGACCGTCCGAGGCGACCACGTCTTCGTCGACTGA
- the asnB gene encoding asparagine synthase (glutamine-hydrolyzing): MCGITGWVSYDGDLTGRRHLLERMTATMTGRGPDAGGTWSDRHAALGHRRLSIIDLAGGAQPMTATTADGTVALTYSGEVYNFRELRAELRARGHRFTTASDTEVVLRGYLEWGDALVDRLTGMYAFGLWDGRTERLLLVRDRLGIKPLYFHPTPDGVIFGSEPKALLAHPDVRAVVELDGLREIMLGVKTPGAAVWKGMRELPPAHLAVLDRAGLRERSYWQLRATEHTDGREVTGGHLAALLEGSVSEQLVADVPLCTLLSGGLDSSAITGLAARELAYGGEPLRSFSVDFVGHQEHFVPDGHNVSPDTAYAQAVADHVGARHTNLVLDPAALADEEVRRACVAARDLPVGRGDMDHSLLLLFRAVRAHSTVALSGEGADEMFGGYWWFHDPAISASTGFPWLTAATGRARQDRGFLRADLQKALEIPEFAEQRYREAIAAAPVLDGESADRRRARELLYLHVTRSLGGMLDRKDRLSMAAGLEVRVPFCDHRIVEYAYNIPWPLHVFDGREKSILREATRHVVPEVVQRRTKSPYPMTQDIRYVEALQRQARDVLAERDAAVFALVDRQAAIRAAGTPWNTSANAPGQRLLLEKLLDLHVWLDLYKPELKI; encoded by the coding sequence ATGTGCGGAATCACTGGATGGGTGTCGTACGACGGTGACCTCACCGGACGGCGTCACCTGCTCGAACGGATGACGGCCACGATGACCGGCCGCGGGCCCGACGCGGGCGGCACCTGGTCCGACCGCCACGCGGCGCTCGGCCACCGCCGGCTGTCCATCATCGACCTGGCCGGCGGCGCCCAGCCGATGACCGCCACCACCGCCGACGGCACGGTGGCGCTGACCTACAGCGGCGAGGTCTACAACTTCCGCGAGCTGCGCGCCGAACTGCGCGCCCGCGGCCACCGGTTCACCACCGCGAGCGACACCGAGGTGGTGCTGCGCGGCTACCTCGAATGGGGCGACGCGCTCGTCGACCGCCTCACCGGCATGTACGCCTTCGGCCTGTGGGACGGCCGCACCGAGCGGCTGCTCCTGGTCCGTGACCGGCTCGGGATCAAGCCCCTGTACTTCCACCCCACGCCCGACGGAGTGATCTTCGGGTCCGAGCCCAAGGCGCTGCTCGCCCACCCGGACGTCCGCGCCGTCGTGGAGCTCGACGGACTGCGGGAGATCATGCTCGGCGTCAAGACACCCGGCGCCGCCGTCTGGAAGGGCATGCGCGAGCTCCCGCCGGCCCATCTGGCCGTGCTCGACCGCGCGGGGCTGCGCGAGCGGTCGTACTGGCAGCTGCGGGCAACCGAGCACACCGACGGCCGTGAGGTGACCGGCGGCCACCTGGCCGCGCTGCTCGAAGGTTCCGTGAGCGAGCAGCTCGTCGCCGACGTACCGCTGTGCACCCTGCTGTCCGGGGGACTCGACTCCAGCGCCATCACCGGTCTTGCCGCCCGTGAACTCGCCTACGGCGGCGAGCCGCTGCGCTCCTTCTCCGTCGACTTCGTCGGCCACCAGGAGCACTTCGTCCCCGACGGACACAACGTGAGCCCCGACACCGCTTACGCCCAGGCCGTCGCCGATCACGTGGGCGCCCGCCACACCAACCTCGTCCTGGACCCGGCGGCCCTCGCCGACGAGGAGGTCCGGCGCGCCTGTGTGGCGGCCCGGGACCTCCCTGTGGGCCGGGGCGACATGGACCACTCGCTGCTGCTGCTCTTCCGCGCGGTGCGCGCGCACTCGACCGTCGCGCTGTCCGGTGAGGGCGCCGACGAGATGTTCGGCGGGTACTGGTGGTTCCACGACCCGGCGATCAGCGCGAGCACGGGCTTCCCCTGGCTGACCGCCGCCACGGGCCGTGCCCGGCAGGACCGCGGGTTCCTGCGGGCCGATCTGCAAAAGGCCCTGGAGATACCGGAGTTCGCCGAGCAGCGCTACCGCGAGGCGATCGCCGCGGCGCCCGTCCTCGACGGCGAGAGCGCGGACCGGCGCAGAGCACGTGAACTGCTGTACCTCCACGTCACGCGCAGCCTCGGCGGGATGCTCGACCGCAAGGACCGGCTCAGCATGGCCGCCGGGCTGGAGGTCAGGGTGCCCTTCTGCGACCACCGGATCGTCGAGTACGCGTACAACATCCCCTGGCCCCTGCACGTCTTCGACGGGCGGGAGAAGAGCATCCTGCGCGAGGCCACCCGCCACGTCGTGCCGGAGGTCGTCCAGCGCCGCACCAAGAGCCCGTACCCCATGACGCAGGACATCCGCTATGTCGAGGCACTGCAACGCCAGGCCCGGGACGTCCTGGCGGAGCGGGACGCCGCGGTCTTCGCCCTGGTGGACCGGCAGGCCGCGATACGAGCCGCCGGCACGCCCTGGAACACGTCCGCGAACGCACCGGGACAGCGCCTGCTGCTGGAGAAGCTCCTCGACCTGCACGTCTGGCTCGACCTGTACAAGCCCGAGCTGAAGATCTGA